A single region of the Plantactinospora soyae genome encodes:
- a CDS encoding SGNH/GDSL hydrolase family protein — MTRPRLRLLRAATRLAALAVATAGVLLAVATPANAAVPAGRYVALGDSYTAGPLIPTQVDLNCLRSSRNYPSLVAASAGSSSFADVSCSGATTDDILYGGSGQLGITVPPQLSAVTPNTALVTVQIGGNDIGFSGIISACAEASLSSPLGSPCKNRYTAGGTDQLQARIAAAAPKVTTVLQAVRQAAPGARVVVLGYPAILPDTGYGCWPVVPIAYQDVPYLRGIAKSLNAMLAGTATANGATYADVYTPSIGRDACKSSGTRWVEGLVPQNSAAPFHPNARGEQGMASALLATLNG, encoded by the coding sequence ATGACCCGTCCCCGCCTGCGGCTCCTGCGAGCGGCCACCCGGCTGGCCGCACTCGCCGTGGCCACCGCCGGCGTGCTGCTCGCCGTCGCCACACCCGCAAATGCCGCGGTACCCGCCGGCCGCTACGTTGCGCTGGGCGATTCGTACACCGCGGGTCCGCTGATTCCCACCCAGGTCGACCTGAACTGCCTACGGTCGAGCCGAAACTACCCGTCACTGGTCGCGGCGTCCGCCGGCTCGTCCTCGTTCGCCGACGTGAGCTGCTCCGGCGCTACCACGGACGACATCCTTTACGGTGGCAGCGGTCAGTTGGGCATCACGGTGCCACCGCAGCTCAGCGCGGTCACGCCAAACACGGCGCTGGTGACGGTGCAGATCGGCGGCAACGACATCGGCTTCTCCGGCATCATCAGCGCCTGCGCGGAGGCGAGCCTCAGCAGTCCGCTCGGATCGCCGTGCAAAAACCGGTACACCGCCGGAGGCACCGACCAGTTGCAGGCCCGGATCGCCGCTGCCGCACCGAAGGTGACCACCGTGCTGCAGGCGGTCCGCCAGGCCGCGCCGGGCGCGCGGGTCGTAGTGCTCGGGTACCCGGCGATCCTGCCGGACACCGGATACGGCTGCTGGCCCGTGGTCCCGATCGCCTACCAGGACGTGCCCTACCTGCGCGGCATCGCCAAGTCGCTCAACGCGATGCTGGCCGGCACCGCGACCGCGAACGGCGCCACCTACGCTGACGTCTACACCCCGTCGATCGGCCGGGACGCCTGCAAGAGCAGCGGCACCCGGTGGGTCGAAGGGCTCGTACCACAGAACTCGGCCGCTCCCTTCCACCCGAACGCCCGAGGCGAGCAGGGCATGGCCAGCGCCCTGCTCGCGACCCTGAACGGCTGA